Proteins from one Fragaria vesca subsp. vesca linkage group LG6, FraVesHawaii_1.0, whole genome shotgun sequence genomic window:
- the LOC101299217 gene encoding thioredoxin-like 3-3-like — MEAGTGWTSDDANTKNGLSLPANRHGNLKTASSDQNLSNILLQIKSSKTPAVINYGATWCGVCSQILPAFCKLSDSFPKFSFVYADIDECPETTQHIRYTPTFHFYRDGERVDEMFGAGEERLHDRLWLHS; from the exons ATGGAGGCCGGAACTGGGTGGACCAGCGACGACGCCAACACCAAGAACGGCTTAAGTTTGCCGGCGAATCGGCATGGGAACCTAAAGACTGCCTCTAGCGATCAAAACCTCAGTAACATTCTTCTTCAAATCAAGTCCTCCAAAACCCCT GCAGTCATCAATTACGGCGCAACCTG GTGCGGAGTGTGTAGCCAGATTCTTCCCGCGTTCTGCAAGCTGAGTGATAGTTTCCCAAAGTTTTCGTTTGTCTATGCAGATATTGATGAGTGCCCTGAAACTACTCAGCACATTCGGTACACGCCGACCTTCCATTTCTACAGAGATGGTGAGAGGGTTGATGAGATGTTTGGTGCCGGCGAAGAGCGGCTTCATGATCGCTTGTGGTTGCATTCTTGA
- the LOC101298919 gene encoding S-adenosylmethionine synthase 2-like, producing METFLFTSESVNEGHPDKLCDQVSDAILDACLEQDPESKVACETCTKTNMVMVFGEITTKAKVDYEKIVRETCRGIGFVSADVGLDADNCKVLVNIEEQSPEIAQGVHGHFTKKPEEIGAGDQGHMFGYATDETAELMPLTHVLSTKLGAKLTEVRKNKTVPWLRPDGKTQVTVEYRNDNGAMVPLRVHTILISTQHDETVTNEQIAADLKEHVIKPVVPAQYIDDKTIYHLNPSGRFVIGGPHGDAGLTGRKIIIDTYGGWGAHGGGAFSGKDPTKVDRSGAYIVRQAAKSVVASGLARRCIVQVSYAIGVPDPLSVFVDTYKTGKIPDSDILALIKENFDFRPGMIALHLDMKRGGNHRYLKTAAYGHFGRDDPDFTWETVKHLKPKA from the coding sequence ATGGAGACATTCCTCTTTACATCCGAATCTGTCAATGAGGGTCACCCCGACAAGCTTTGTGATCAAGTTTCCGATGCTATTCTTGATGCCTGCTTGGAACAAGACCCAGAGAGCAAAGTGGCATGCGAGACCTGTACGAAAACGAACATGGTTATGGTCTTTGGTGAAATCACTACCAAGGCTAAGGTAGACTACGAGAAGATTGTCCGAGAGACATGCAGAGGAATTGGGTTTGTATCGGCTGATGTAGGTCTTGATGCTGACAACTGCAAGGTCCTCGTCAACATTGAGGAACAAAGCCCCGAAATCGCGCAAGGAGTTCACGGCCATTTCACTAAGAAGCCTGAGGAAATCGGAGCTGGTGACCAAGGCCACATGTTTGGTTATGCCACAGATGAAACAGCTGAGCTCATGCCTTTAACTCATGTCCTTTCTACTAAGCTTGGTGCCAAGCTCACTGAGGTCAGGAAGAACAAAACCGTCCCATGGTTGAGGCCTGATGGTAAGACACAAGTGACTGTTGAGTACAGAAATGATAACGGAGCCATGGTCCCTCTTCGGGTGCACACTATCCTTATCTCAACTCAACATGATGAGACTGTCACAAATGAGCAGATTGCTGCTGATTTGAAGGAACATGTGATCAAACCTGTTGTCCCTGCCCAGTATATTGATGACAAAACCATTTATCACCTCAACCCTTCGGGACGTTTTGTCATCGGAGGTCCCCATGGAGATGCTGGACTCACTGGTCGAAAGATCATCATAGATACCTATGGTGGCTGGGGTGCACACGGTGGTGGTGCTTTCTCCGGCAAGGATCCTACCAAGGTGGACCGAAGTGGTGCATACATTGTAAGGCAGGCAGCAAAGAGTGTGGTGGCATCTGGGCTTGCTCGCCGATGCATTGTTCAGGTTTCTTATGCAATTGGGGTCCCTGATCCCTTATCAGTGTTTGTGGATACCTATAAAACAGGAAAAATCCCAGACAGTGACATACTGGCTCTCATTAAGGAGAATTTTGACTTCAGGCCAGGAATGATTGCACTCCATCTTGATATGAAAAGGGGAGGCAACCACAGGTATCTGAAGACTGCTGCGTATGGACACTTTGGCCGCGATGACCCAGATTTCACTTGGGAAACCGTGAAGCACCTCAAGCCAAAGGCTTAA
- the LOC101299506 gene encoding uncharacterized protein LOC101299506, giving the protein MEIDKAIKECDDRRLKTKYNNAIYVIQRALALYSIEEVAFSFNGGKDSTVLLHLLRAGYFLHKGEQSCTNGGVQDFPIRTIYFDCPSAFPEINSFTYDAANTYGLQLDIIRSDFKSGLEALLKSKPIRAIFLGVRMGDPTAVGQEQFSPSSLGWPPFMRVNPILDWSYRDVWAFLLTCKVHYCSLYDQGYTSIGSIYDTVPNSLLSINNSSSSKEAFRPAYLLSDGRLERAGRVKKLPHSVGGKKPVVANGLTSMDLPKSSLLMASAIAVGDEILFGTAEDQLGHSLCKKLHSIGWSVSQTTVVRNEVDSVAEEVERRQSTNDMVFIYGGVGPLHSDVTLAGVAKAFGVRLAPDEEFEEYLRHLIGDQCTGDRNEMALLPEGITELLHHEKLMVPLIKCKNVIIFTATNVLELDDEWNCLIELMRSGGELVMAQPFVSKCLTTNLADLEVAQPVSKLCLEFPDLYIGCYRISRREPLRIYFEGKDQNRIESAKEALCKKFQPGAFSEINLS; this is encoded by the exons ATGGAGATTGACAAAGCAATCAAGGAGTGTGATGATCGGAGGCTTAAGACCAAGTACAACAACGCTATCTATGTAATTCAGAGAGCTCTTGCCCTCTACTC AATTGAAGAGGTCGCCTTCAGCTTCAATGGGGGAAAGGATTCAACC GTTTTGCTGCACCTACTGAGGGCTGGCTACTTTTTACATAAAGGGGAACAAAGCTGTACAAATGGGGGTGTACAAGATTTTCCAATACGAACAATATATTTTGACTGTCCATCTGCTTTCCCTGAAATCAACTCGTTTACTTATGATGCAGCCAATAC ATATGGTTTGCAACTGGATATCATTCGCTCGGATTTCAAGTCTGGTTTGGAGGCTTTACTAAAGTCCAAACCAATCAGAGCAATTTTCCTCGGTGTTCGAATGGGTGATCCTACTGCG GTAGGGCAAGAGCAGTTCTCTCCTAGTTCACTTGGATGGCCACCTTTCATGAGGGTGAATCCTATCTTGGATTGGTCATACAG AGATGTGTGGGCTTTTCTCTTAACTTGCAAGGTTCATTACTGCAGTCTTTACGATCAAGG TTATACTTCAATTGGGAGCATATACGACACAGTTCCAAATTCATTGTTGAGCATTAACAATTCCTCCAGCAGCAAAGAAGCATTTAGACCTGCGTATTTGCTTTCTGATGGAAGGTTAGAGAGAGCGGGGAGAGTTAAAAAACTTCCTCATTCAGTTGGTGGGAAAAAGCCTGTTGTTGCCAATGGCCTTACCAGTATGGATTTACCCAAGAGTAGCTTACTCATGGCATCAGCCATAGCTGTAGGGGATGAGATTCT GTTTGGCACTGCTGAGGATCAATTAGGGCATTCACTGTGTAAAAAGCTCCATTCTATTGGTTGGTCGGTATCTCAAACTACTGTTGTACGAAATGAA GTAGATTCTGTGGCTGAAGAAGTTGAGCGACGACAATCAACTAATGATATG GTATTTATCTATGGAGGGGTAGGCCCACTTCATTCAGATGTCACTTTGGCAGGTGTCGCAAAGGCTTTTGGGGTTCGTCTG GCTCCTGATGAAGAATTTGAAGAATATCTGAGGCATCTTATAGGTGATCAGTGCACTGGTGACCGCAATGAG ATGGCTCTGTTGCCCGAGGGCATAACTGAGTTATTGCATCATGAAAAGTTGATGGTCCCTTTG ATCAAGTGTAAAAATGTAATAATCTTTACGGCAACAAACGTTCTGGAGCTAGATGACGAGTGGAACTGTCTAATTGAATTGATGAGGTCCGGTGGCGAATTAGTAATGGCACAACCATTTGTATCGAAGTGCTTGACAACAAATCTTGCAGAT TTAGAAGTTGCCCAACCTGTATCAAAACTTTGCCTTGAATTTCCAGACCTCTACATTG GGTGCTATCGTATATCAAGACGCGAGCCTCTTAGAATTTACTTCGAGGGCAAG GACCAAAACCGAATTGAATCAGCTAAAGAAGCATTGTGCAAGAAGTTCCAGCCTGGGGCTTTCTCGGAAATCAATTTGAGTTGA
- the LOC101298630 gene encoding uncharacterized protein LOC101298630 produces MAMVTASARSSLKLSSPLLRTSVFPTIPTASSKCFFPSSLAPALSTARRRAVLSPLVIKSKVSQDVDCFEEAEQLQMQVGKPSETLLYSNLLPLLLLAALPGAGAVTSLFEPFVELVKSFSLPGWLVHWGHPGNMAVVLFAMGGYGSYLGYRIRYSDDVEEKAKAKDLHPKLLAGMFFFFAAGATGGVTALLTSDKPIFESSHAVTGFIGLGLLTIQTILPSLFEGNPNLRSVHGVLGTGIMTLFVVHFALGLQLGLSF; encoded by the exons ATGGCCATGGTCACTGCCTCTGCTCGTTCTTCTCTCAAGCTTTCCTCTCCTTTGCTACGCACCTCTGTATTTCCCACTATCCCAACAGCTTCCTCCAAATGCTTCTTCCCTTCTTCATTGGCGCCTGCGTTATCGACCGCTAGAAGAAGAGCTGTCCTCTCTCCTTTAGTGATAAAAAGCAAAGTCAGTCAAGATGTTGACTGTTTTGAGGAGGCTGAGCAGCTACAGATGCAAGTGGGGAAGCCCAGTGAGACTCTCTTGTACTCCAATCTTCTGCCTCTGCTGCTATTGGCTGCTCTTCCTGGAG CTGGTGCTGTGACATCTCTATTTGAGCCTTTTGTCGAACTTGTCAAATCATTCAGTCTTCCTGGCTGGCTTGTGCATTGGGGTCACCCAGGCAATATG GCTGTTGTTCTCTTTGCAATGGGTGGCTATGGATCATATCTTGGGTACCGGATACGATATTCTGATGATGTG GAGGAGAAGGCCAAGGCCAAAGACTTGCACCCCAAGCTTCTAGCTGGGATGTTCTTCTTCTTTGCTGCTGGAGCAACTGGTGGAGTAACAGCTCTTCTCACCTCTGACAAACCCATTTTTGAGAG CTCTCATGCTGTCACTGGATTTATTGGCCTTGGTCTCTTAACCATTCAGACAATTTTACCTTCTTTGTTTGAG GGTAATCCCAACTTAAGAAGTGTTCATGGGGTCTTGGGTACTGGGATAATGACATTGTTTGTTGTTCATTTTGCCCTTGGACTTCAACTTGGTCTAAGCTTCTAG
- the LOC101314308 gene encoding uncharacterized protein LOC101314308 — MATLSPFLLSPKLVFFDPHRHLKLRRWTAHYPPVNFAVRASSSVKKSRRKAKSNEELCDELLEFIAAVGLPPGHVPSMKELSQHGRKDLAYIVRRRGYKLIRDLLADSMESESTDENDDGVDGGQKDIVTGQDQEVNDVVEEFSSLSEVSVLESNSESLVTDPVLNHDDGVVVPVESSADLLLQDTSSSNLEVHGEQVDNMEGNCHVSNVPTVESHVNIVYH; from the exons ATGGCCACTCTCTCTCCCTTCCTCCTCTCTCCCAAGCTCGTCTTCTTCGACCCGCACCGCCACCTCAAACTCCGGCGATGGACCGCTCACTATCCACCGGTAAACTTCGCCGTTCGCGCTTCTTCCTCCGTCAAGAAATCCAG GAGGAAGGCGAAGAGCAATGAGGAGCTTTGCGATGAGCTCCTGGAGTTCATTGCGGCGGTTGGACTTCCACCAGGTCATGTTCCCTCCATGAAAGAGCTCTCGCAGCACGGAAG AAAGGACCTTGCGTACATTGTTAGGCGGAGGGGATATAAGCTTATACGAGATCTACTTGCTGACTCGATGGAGTCAGAATCAACGGATGAGAATGATGATGGAGTTGATGGTGGTCAGAAAGATATAGTGACAG GTCAGGATCAAGAGGTGAATGATGTTGTCGAGGAATTCTCTTCCTTGAGTGAAGTTTCAGTCTTGGAAAGTAATTCTGAATCTTTGGTTACCGATCCAGTTTTGAACCATGATGACGGTGTTGTTGTACCTGTGGAATCTTCTGCGGATTTGCTTTTGCAGGATACATCCTCAAGTAATTTAGAAGTTCATGGTGAACAGGTGGATAATATGGAAGGCAATTGTCATGTGTCAAATGTTCCTACTGTCGAGAGTCATGTCAATA TTGTTTACCATTAG
- the LOC101298344 gene encoding uncharacterized protein LOC101298344, with translation MIEELSLPTTVPVQENNSGSSNISRDLNSGGQHGMLFESDTDWSSDRKALHRGQDGKIDNMGEDVSLSSKDSIMEEENHSRSDLESQNSDEAPVKPPADLSFEEKVKTFVKNGDIDTLEDNIEEFKSGKQFGNAEEVQLRTPTSEHLKHFIEGSDATADDATSLADARSSLPDNNVDVKTSEKDDQQDISRLKSMLHQKELELSQLKEQIEKEQHALSVLQANAETAISEAQKLILEKDAELLTAEENLSGLVEVEIQYCGDGEIVEVTGSFNGWHHQIRLDPQPPSSITDHAGSRNSRLWSTMLWLYPGVYEIKFLVDGHWNIDPERETVTRGAICNNILRVDG, from the exons ATGATTGAAGAGTTATCCTTGCCAACCACTGTTCCTGTCCAAGAAAACAATTCTGGTAGCTCAAATATTTCTCGGGATCTGAACTCTGGTGGACAACATGGCATGTTGTTTGAATCTGATACTGATTGGTCCTCGGATAGAAAAGCCTTACATAGAGGTCAGGATGGGAAGATTGATAATATGGGTGAAGACGTTTCCTTGTCGAGTAAAGATTCAATTATGGAAGAGGAGAACCATTCTCGTTCAGATCTTGAATCACAAAACTCCGATGAAGCGCCTGTAAAACCTCCAGCAGATTTGTCCTTCGAGGAAAAGGTTAAAACATTTGTGAAGAATGGAGACATAGATACGCTTGAAG ATAACATTGAAGAATTCAAGAGTGGCAAACAGTTTGGGAATGCTGAAGAAGTTCAACTACGAACTCCTACTTCAGAGCACTTAAAACATTTTATTGAGGGAAGTGATGCAACAGCTGA TGATGCTACTTCATTAGCTGATGCACGGAGTTCTCTACCTGACAACAATGTGGATGTTAAG ACAAGTGAAAAGGATGATCAACAGGATATTAGTCGTCTCAAGTCCATGCTG CATCAGAAGGAGTTAGAATTGTCTCAGTTGAAAGAACAGATTGAGAAGGAACAG CATGCATTGTCGGTCTTGCAAGCCAACGCAGAAACAGCAATCAGCGAAGCACAAAAACTTATTCTCGAAAAAGATGCAGAGTTGCTTACGGCTGAAGAAAACCTTTCAGGACTGGTGGAG GTTGAGATTCAGTATTGTGGTGATGGTGAAATTGTGGAGGTGACTGGTAGCTTCAATGGTTGGCATCATCAGATTAGGTTGGATCCACAGCCACCATCCAGTATCACAGACCATGCTGGATCAAG AAATTCCAGGCTGTGGTCAACAATGCTATGGCTTTATCCAGGAGTGTATGAG ATAAAATTCCTTGTTGATGGCCATTGGAATATTGATCCTGAAAGAGAAACAGTTACTAGGGGTGCAATATGTAATAACATTCTTAGGGTTGATGGTTAA